From Gallus gallus isolate bGalGal1 chromosome 14, bGalGal1.mat.broiler.GRCg7b, whole genome shotgun sequence, one genomic window encodes:
- the SLC5A10 gene encoding sodium/glucose cotransporter 5 isoform X4, whose translation MEGNSTAGSFTPLQQFSVADLVVIVTYFSLNLAVGIWSSCRVNRNTVSGYFLAGRDMAWWPATYALLALAWVFVPVYISSGIVTMPEYLQRRFGGERIRMYLSGLSLLLSIFTKISTDLYSGALFVQVCLGWNLYLSTVLMLLVTGLYTIAGGLVAVIYTDALQTLIMVLGAIVLAVKAFNAIGGYSNLEEAYLKAVPSKIVPNTTCHLPRADAMHLFRDPISGDLPWTGMTFGLSIMATWYWCTDQVIVQRSLSARSLSHAKAGSILASYLKMLPLFVIIMPGMISRVLFPGLMMQQGVTLGSAGLCCPSSAGVHQGVFSVQHPDTALPSGASSSLTDAVACVDPEECTRVCGAAVGCSNIAYPKLVVELMPSGLRGLMIAVMMAALMSSLTSIFNSSSTLFTMDIWRRMRPGASERELLMVGRVVTVLLVALSVVWIPILQSSGGGQLYIYIQAVTSYLAPPVTAVFILAVFWPRANEQGAFWGLMAGLALGLARMGLELAHPTPRCGVPDRRPWLLADLHYLHFAALLCATAGAVVVGGSLMTPPPPSDRLRNHTWWSLSQEPPQHSMDGTSQRYLDGSCAAAPDSWQTTEGLPALRDTTESPFWTRVCSINAIVLLCINIFCYAYFA comes from the exons GCGACGTACGCACTGCTGGCACTGGCCTGGGTCTTCGTCCCAGTCTACATCTCCTCTGGG ATCGTCACCATGCCTGAGTACCTGCAAAGAAGGTTTGGAGGCGAGAGGATCCGGATGTACCTCTCTGGGCTGTCACTCCTGCTGTCCATCTTCACCAAAATCTCT ACCGACCTGTACTCAGGGGCTCTGTTTGTGCAAGTCTGCCTGGGCTGGAACCTCTACCTCTCCACCGTTCTGATGCTGCTGGTGACAGGGCTCTACACCATCGCAG GGGGGCTGGTGGCCGTCATCTACACCGATGCGCTGCAGACGCTCATCATGGTCCTCGGAGCCATCGTGCTGGCGGTGAAAG CTTTTAATGCAATCGGAGGTTACTCCAACCTGGAAGAGGCCTATCTAAAAGCTGTGCCGTCCAAGATCGTTCCCAACACGACCTGCCACCTGCCCAGAGCGGATGCCATGCACCTCTTCCGAGACCCAATCTCTGGAGATCTGCCCTGGACAGGGATGACGTTTGGGCTGTCCATCATGGCCACGTGGTACTGGTGCACTGACCAG GTCATCGTGCAGCGGTCACTCTCTGCAAGGAGCCTGAGCCATGCCAAGGCCGGCTCCATCCTGGCCAGCTACCTGAAGATGCTGCCCCTGTTTGTCATCATCATGCCGGGGATGATCAGCAGGGTCCTGTTCCCAG GCCTAATGATGCAGCAGGGTGTGacgctgggctctgctgggttGTGCTGTCCGAGCTCTGCCGGGGTGCACCAAGGGGTGTTCAGTGTGCAGCACCCAGACACTGCTCTGCCCTCGGGAGCATCCTCCAGCCTTACAG ATGCCGTGGCCTGCGTGGACCCCGAGGAGTGCACCCGCgtgtgtggggctgcagtgggctGCTCCAACATCGCCTACCCCAAGCTGGTGGTGGAGCTGATGCCCAGCG ggCTGCGGGGTCTGATGATTGCAGTGATGATGGCCGCACTCATGTCCTCCCTCACCTCCATcttcaacagcagcagcactctcTTCACCATGGACATCTGGAGGAGGATGAGGCCAGGGGCCAGTGAGCGTGAGCTGCTCATGGTGGGCAG ggTGGTGAcggtgctgctggtggccctGAGCGTGGTGTGGATCCCcatcctgcagagctctggcGGCGGGCAGCTCTACATCTACATCCAGGCTGTCACCAGCTACCTGGCTCCTCCTGTCACTGCCGTCTTCATCCTGGCCGTCTTCTGGCCCCGCGCTAACGAGCAG GGAGCCTTCTGGGGTCTGATGGCGGGGCTGGCTCTGGGGCTGGCCAGGATGGGGCTGGAGTTGGCACACCCCACGCCTCGCTGCGGGGTCCCCGACAGGCGGCCCTGGCTGCTGGCTGACCTGCACTACCTGCACTTcgctgcactgctgtgtgctacCGCGGGGGCTGTCGTGGTGGGGGGCAGCCTGATGACTCCCCCACCACCCTCAGACAGG CTGCGGAATCACACTTGGTGGAGCCTTTCCCAGGAGCCCCCCCAGCACTCCATGGACGGCACATCACAGAGATACCTGGATG GCTCTTGTGCAGCTGCCCCGGATAGCTGGCAGACAACTGAAGGACTCCCAGCCCTGCGAGACACCACTGAGTCCCCTTTCTGGACCCGGGTCTGCAGCATCAACGCCATTGTCCTGCTGTGCATCAATATTTTCTGCTATGCTTACTTTGCCTAG